The following DNA comes from Sporichthyaceae bacterium.
CAACATGAGGACATAGCGTTTGTTCTGATCGGGGGGTCATGTTTCACGAGTTTTCCCGGCGGGGGGGTCGGCTGGCCCGTCGACCGGCGACGTTGGGGCTCCTTTCGGCGGTCGGTTTGGCCGGGGTGTGGCTCGGGCTGACGGCCGTGCTGGCCCGGGCTCATCTGGAGCACGCGGCCGCGGACGCGTCGGCGATGCGGGCGCACCTCAGCGACGGCAACCTGCCCGCAGCCCGGGCAGCGGCCGCCGACCTGCGTCTGCAGGTGGCCAGGGCGCATCACTGGACGGGCGGTCCGGTATGGGCGGCCGCGGCCCGGGTGCCGTCCGCGGGTGACCCGCTGCGCAGCGTGCGGGGCATCGCCGCGGCGCTGGATCAGCTGGGCGCCACTGCGTTGCCCCCGTTGCTGAACGCCGGCGCCAATCTGGACCCCACCACCGTGCGCACCGCGGACGGTGCGATCGACGTGGACCGGTTGACTTCGGTGGCGTCCCCCCTGCACACCGCTTCGACGGCCTTCGCCGCGAGCGCGGCCGCGGTTCGCGCCCTGCCGGGCAGCACCTGGTTGCCGCCGGTGAACGCAGCCCGGGCGGACCTGCTCACCGAATTGACGAAGACCGCGGCCACTGCGCGCAGCGCCGCGGCCACCGCGGGGATCCTGCCCGAGTTGCTGGGCGTCGACGGCACCCGCACCTATCTACTCACTTTCTGCAACGACGCGGAGGCGCGCGGCACCGGCGGCCTGCCCGGTGCGTTCATGGTTGCTTCGGTGCGCGATGGGCACATCGCCTTCCAGCACTTCGGCGGCGACCGCGCGCTGACCGGGGCATCCGCGAACGTCAACTTCGGGCCGGACTACGACCAGCTCTACGAGGACTCGGGCACCACGACGCTCTACGGCAACGCGAATTTGGGACCGCATTTCCCCTACGCCGCACAGATCTGGGCCTCGATGTGGCAGCAGCGCTTCGGTCAGCGGGTGGACGGGGTGATCGCGCTGGACCCGACCGTGCTCAGCTATCTGCTGGCGGCAACGGGCCCGGCGAAGCTGCCGGACGGCTCGGTGGTCAGCGCGAGCAACGTAGTGCCGCTGACCGAGCGCGACGTCTACGCGCGTTACCCCGATGCGTACGGCCCGCGTGGCGATGCCGCCCGCCGGGCCTACCTGGGCGCGGTTGAGGAAGCGGTCAGTCAGCGGATCCTGGCACCGGGTGCGGATGGCAAGAAGCTGCTGTCCGCGTTCGAGCGGGGGGTGACCGAGCGCCGACTGTTGGTGTGGAACTCGAACCCGGCGGTGCAGCGCGATCTGGAGACCACCCCGGTGGCCGGGGTGATCCCCCGGACGAGCGCCCCGTACGCCGGGTTGTCCATCGTCAACGAGGGTGGCAACAAGCTCGACTACTACCTGGACC
Coding sequences within:
- a CDS encoding DUF4012 domain-containing protein produces the protein MGLLSAVGLAGVWLGLTAVLARAHLEHAAADASAMRAHLSDGNLPAARAAAADLRLQVARAHHWTGGPVWAAAARVPSAGDPLRSVRGIAAALDQLGATALPPLLNAGANLDPTTVRTADGAIDVDRLTSVASPLHTASTAFAASAAAVRALPGSTWLPPVNAARADLLTELTKTAATARSAAATAGILPELLGVDGTRTYLLTFCNDAEARGTGGLPGAFMVASVRDGHIAFQHFGGDRALTGASANVNFGPDYDQLYEDSGTTTLYGNANLGPHFPYAAQIWASMWQQRFGQRVDGVIALDPTVLSYLLAATGPAKLPDGSVVSASNVVPLTERDVYARYPDAYGPRGDAARRAYLGAVEEAVSQRILAPGADGKKLLSAFERGVTERRLLVWNSNPAVQRDLETTPVAGVIPRTSAPYAGLSIVNEGGNKLDYYLDRSLTWQRTGCGAQRAVTVTIRLTNNAPPTGLSDVVTYRHDRHGYPVKRGDNRLTVSYFATNGALMKSVTLDGKPWFARSGAQLGHPVLTVDVEMPRGTTRTVVLHLLEPAGGDAAPIVLHQPLVRPLAVHLDDQQCGR